In Scleropages formosus chromosome 20, fSclFor1.1, whole genome shotgun sequence, a single window of DNA contains:
- the LOC108939923 gene encoding uncharacterized protein LOC108939923 isoform X1, with protein MSPKDPLLSALKVCILSLTSEGGVTDSNPQLSSCCQLLELIFRKGLQQPVLALVHRDYWHCLEQLPQLDSCGRLSPISLALEQTSACKKLLTPQGKGRYFLRLALKRRILGSVVQHLLHTTRLLEWYSPTVSILRNEEFLEPFLSLLLVLTEMEFKLEVENCSFLDESWLLPVCEVYELVPCRELGMVLRYLGGRVFVLDLIEGSQAQVDRFVLPGDIIDEINGVSLRNASNGQAGVVLARFKGSPLSLRVLRWRADDGAVYQPVVKLLQALKQENPSLQLISRPQQQCRGALHGEQSQCLNEGRIVYIVQLLGKANIGMYGGKEVLQHGIPLVLEQNQPSKTVLLDLKETHVTCTEKSTKLELFQHHYPEISCVGRYSQPDHTIFAFCVVDCPETHQTAGFCCIVLQASSTQECEEIVSRIVTGFKHTEWFV; from the exons ATGTCCCCCAAAGACCCGCTGCTGAGTGCGCTGAAAG TGTGCATTCTGAGCCTCACGTCAGAGGGAGGCGTGACTGACTCGAACCCTCAGCTGTCCTCCTGCTGCCAGTTACTGGAACTCATCTTTCGTAAGGGGCTTCAGC AGCCTGTTCTCGCGCTGGTCCACAGGGATTATTGGCACTGCCTGGAGCAGCTGCCCCAGCTGGACTCCTGTGGAAG GCTGAGCCCAATCTCTTTGGCACTGGAACAGACATCTGCTTGCAAGAAACTGTTGACACCTCAAGGCAAAGGACGCTATTTCCTGAGGCTGGCCCTGAAGAGGAGGATCTTAGGAAGTGTAGTTCAGCATCTTTTACACACAACCAGACTACTGGAG TGGTACAGTCCAACAGTTTCCATTCTCAGGAATGAAGAGTTTCTGG AACCTTTCCTGTCCTTGCTATTGGTTCTTACAGAGATGGAATTCAAACTTGAGGTGgag AACTGCAGCTTTTTGGATGAGAGCTGGCTCCTGCCG GTGTGCGAGGTGTATGAGTTAGTACCATGCCGGGAACTTGGCATGGTACTCAG GTACCTCGGTGGACGTGTATTTGTCCTTGACCTTATAGAGGGCAGCCAGGCACAGGTGGACAGGTTTGTGCTGCCAGGTGACATCATTGACGAGATCAACGGAGTATCTCTTAGGAACGCCTCCAACGGACAG GCAGGGGTGGTGTTGGCTCGCTTCAAGGGCTCTCCACTGTCTCTGCGGGTGCTGCGCTGGAGGGCAGATGATGGGGCAGTTTACCAGCCCGTGGTCAAGCTGCTGCAGGCGCTCAAGCAGGAGAACCCCTCGCTCCAGCTCATCTCGCGCCCGCAGCAGCAGTGCAGAGGGGCTCTGCACGGAGAACAGTCCCAGTGCTTGAACGAGGGCCG gaTTGTATACATTGTGCAGTTATTGGGAAAAGCCAACATTGGAATG TACGGTGGGAAAGAGGTGCTCCAGCATGGAATTCCTCTGGTCCTGGAGCAGAATCAGCCAAGCAAG ACGGTGTTGCTGGACTTAAAGGAAACTCATGTGACGTGTACTGAGAAGTCTACGAAACTA GAACTGTTTCAGCATCATTACCCAGAGATCTCCTGTGTGGGGAGATACAGCCAACCAGACCACACCATCTTTGCCTTCTGTGTTGT AGACTGCCCAGAGACCCATCAGACAGCTGGGTTCTGCTGCATAGTACTACAAGCCAGTTCCACTCAGGAGTGTGAAGAAATAGTCAGTCGAATTG tCACTGGGTTCAAGCACACAGAATGGTTTGTGTGA
- the LOC108939923 gene encoding uncharacterized protein LOC108939923 isoform X2, with protein MSPKDPLLSALKEPVLALVHRDYWHCLEQLPQLDSCGRLSPISLALEQTSACKKLLTPQGKGRYFLRLALKRRILGSVVQHLLHTTRLLEWYSPTVSILRNEEFLEPFLSLLLVLTEMEFKLEVENCSFLDESWLLPVCEVYELVPCRELGMVLRYLGGRVFVLDLIEGSQAQVDRFVLPGDIIDEINGVSLRNASNGQAGVVLARFKGSPLSLRVLRWRADDGAVYQPVVKLLQALKQENPSLQLISRPQQQCRGALHGEQSQCLNEGRIVYIVQLLGKANIGMYGGKEVLQHGIPLVLEQNQPSKTVLLDLKETHVTCTEKSTKLELFQHHYPEISCVGRYSQPDHTIFAFCVVDCPETHQTAGFCCIVLQASSTQECEEIVSRIVTGFKHTEWFV; from the exons ATGTCCCCCAAAGACCCGCTGCTGAGTGCGCTGAAAG AGCCTGTTCTCGCGCTGGTCCACAGGGATTATTGGCACTGCCTGGAGCAGCTGCCCCAGCTGGACTCCTGTGGAAG GCTGAGCCCAATCTCTTTGGCACTGGAACAGACATCTGCTTGCAAGAAACTGTTGACACCTCAAGGCAAAGGACGCTATTTCCTGAGGCTGGCCCTGAAGAGGAGGATCTTAGGAAGTGTAGTTCAGCATCTTTTACACACAACCAGACTACTGGAG TGGTACAGTCCAACAGTTTCCATTCTCAGGAATGAAGAGTTTCTGG AACCTTTCCTGTCCTTGCTATTGGTTCTTACAGAGATGGAATTCAAACTTGAGGTGgag AACTGCAGCTTTTTGGATGAGAGCTGGCTCCTGCCG GTGTGCGAGGTGTATGAGTTAGTACCATGCCGGGAACTTGGCATGGTACTCAG GTACCTCGGTGGACGTGTATTTGTCCTTGACCTTATAGAGGGCAGCCAGGCACAGGTGGACAGGTTTGTGCTGCCAGGTGACATCATTGACGAGATCAACGGAGTATCTCTTAGGAACGCCTCCAACGGACAG GCAGGGGTGGTGTTGGCTCGCTTCAAGGGCTCTCCACTGTCTCTGCGGGTGCTGCGCTGGAGGGCAGATGATGGGGCAGTTTACCAGCCCGTGGTCAAGCTGCTGCAGGCGCTCAAGCAGGAGAACCCCTCGCTCCAGCTCATCTCGCGCCCGCAGCAGCAGTGCAGAGGGGCTCTGCACGGAGAACAGTCCCAGTGCTTGAACGAGGGCCG gaTTGTATACATTGTGCAGTTATTGGGAAAAGCCAACATTGGAATG TACGGTGGGAAAGAGGTGCTCCAGCATGGAATTCCTCTGGTCCTGGAGCAGAATCAGCCAAGCAAG ACGGTGTTGCTGGACTTAAAGGAAACTCATGTGACGTGTACTGAGAAGTCTACGAAACTA GAACTGTTTCAGCATCATTACCCAGAGATCTCCTGTGTGGGGAGATACAGCCAACCAGACCACACCATCTTTGCCTTCTGTGTTGT AGACTGCCCAGAGACCCATCAGACAGCTGGGTTCTGCTGCATAGTACTACAAGCCAGTTCCACTCAGGAGTGTGAAGAAATAGTCAGTCGAATTG tCACTGGGTTCAAGCACACAGAATGGTTTGTGTGA
- the LOC108939924 gene encoding E3 ubiquitin-protein ligase TRIM58-like, whose amino-acid sequence MMKECLQFLIEPAKNLKVRLKESRKRAKTGKKEPLVESQLFIMELARELNRVCQKSNVLTHIWTCEDTWPPALCRAFILEWASVLESKQKPMQTDGWPERLDWKGHLQGMLEQGSEHDMETSKRVILDWSRALKMQSERSVWPGEPVVLMLDDLETQWRRGRMPNLLSAMELIMWAMLTKSVDKEFIPQMWLARKQRNQEINATCYIPHTVWNWICDAAVEVFLDPDTANPDLVISHDEKRMRCGFERKDVPNYHQRFDGWWCAVGVEGFTSGRHYWEVEVGERDWRLGVAKESALRKGYKPLNTQRGYLTLRLERGTELKALTVPFTPLPASLIPRKVGVYLDYEEGQLSFYNVQSRSHIYTYSETFTEKLFPLFGTVEIFKDLVIRSAGTRERCFCPGPCLWG is encoded by the exons ATGATGAAAGAATGCTTGCAGTTCCTCATCGAGCCCGCCAAGAACCTGAAGGTCCGGCTCAAG GAGTCTCGTAAGAGAGCCAAGACTGGGAAGAAGGAACCACTGGTGGAGAGTCAGCTGTTTATCATGGAGTTGGCTCGCGAGCTCAACCGTGTGTGCCAG aaatcgAATGTGCTCACACACATCTGGACCTGCGAGGACACCTGGCCCCCTGCCCTGTGCCGTGCCTTTATCCTTGAGTGGGCATCTGTGCTGGAGAGTAAG CAAAAGCCCATGCAGACAGATGGCTGGCCGGAGAGGCTTGACTGGAAGGGGCACCTTCAGGGGATGCTGGAGCAGGGGAGTGAGCACGACATGGAGACCTCCAAGAGAGTCATTCTGGACTGGAGCAGGGCACTGAAAATGCAGTCTGAG CGCAGTGTCTGGCCGGGGGAACCCGTGGTGTTGATGCTGGATGATCTGGAGACACAGTGGCGCAGGGGCCGCATGCCCAACCTGCTGTCTGCCATGGAGCTGATCATGTGGGCCATGTTAACCAAGAGCGTGGACAAG GAGTTTATACCTCAGATGTGGCTTGCACGAAAACAGAGGAATCAGGAAATAA ATGCTACCTGCTACATTCCTCACACTG TTTGGAACTGGATCTGTGATGCGGCAG TGGAGGTGTTCCTTGACCCAGACACGGCAAACCCAGACCTCGTGATCTCTCACGATGAAAAAAGGATGCGCTGCGGCTTCGAGAGGAAGGATGTGCCCAACTACCACCAGCGCTTTGATGGCTGGTGGTGTGCAGTGGGTGTGGAGGGTTTCACTTCTGGGCGGCACTACTGGGAGGTGGAAGTGGGTGAGAGGGACTGGCGGCTGGGTGTGGCCAAGGAGTCCGCCTTGAGGAAGGGCTACAAGCCCCTAAACACTCAGAGGGGTTACCTCACCCTACGGTTGGAAAGGGGCACCGAGCTGAAGGCCCTCACCGTGCCCTTCACTCCACTGCCCGCCAGCCTCATCCCCCGCAAAGTGGGTGTTTACCTCGACTACGAGGAAGGCCAGCTCTCGTTCTACAACGTGCAGAGTCGTTCACACATCTACACCTACAGCGAGACCTTCACAGAGAAGCTGTTTCCACTCTTTGGAACAGTGGAGATCTTCAAAGACCTGGTGATCAGGTCAGCAGGGACCAGAGAGCGGTGTTTCTGTCCTGGTCCCTGTCTCTGGGGCTAA